The following coding sequences lie in one Alicyclobacillus curvatus genomic window:
- a CDS encoding hydroxymethylglutaryl-CoA lyase, with amino-acid sequence MSLPKAVVITEVGPRDGLQNESMLIETKTKIAWINRLSEAGFRYIEVSSFVHPKWIPQLADAVEVFQGIERKTGVTYSGLVPNERGLERALEARVDAVSIFMSASETHNRKNINKSISETYPVLRPVVDAAKAAGLPVRGYVSTVFGCPYEGEVSTQQVVSVVNHLLDMGVDELSLGDTIGVAVPSQVVSIVEALGSHVLLSRIALHFHDTYGMAMANVYAGLTTGIERFDGSLGGLGGCPYAPGASGNVATDDLLYLFDKLGIQTGVNRELAGAAAQWFEGETGRALPSHAMAVKRGGVTC; translated from the coding sequence ATGAGTCTGCCGAAAGCGGTGGTCATCACCGAGGTCGGCCCGCGTGACGGCCTGCAAAACGAGTCAATGTTGATAGAGACGAAAACCAAGATAGCGTGGATTAACCGATTGTCAGAAGCGGGATTTCGCTATATTGAAGTCAGTTCTTTCGTTCACCCAAAGTGGATTCCTCAGTTGGCAGATGCCGTCGAGGTGTTTCAGGGCATTGAACGAAAGACGGGTGTGACGTACAGCGGACTTGTTCCGAACGAGCGCGGCCTGGAACGGGCTTTGGAAGCACGCGTCGATGCCGTCAGTATTTTCATGTCCGCAAGTGAGACGCATAACCGGAAAAACATCAATAAGTCTATCTCCGAAACCTATCCGGTCTTGCGGCCCGTTGTAGATGCTGCGAAAGCCGCGGGCTTACCGGTGCGCGGATACGTATCAACCGTTTTTGGCTGTCCATACGAAGGTGAAGTATCCACTCAACAAGTGGTCTCAGTTGTCAACCATCTGCTCGATATGGGCGTCGATGAGCTGTCCCTCGGGGACACGATTGGCGTTGCTGTTCCTAGTCAGGTCGTTAGTATTGTTGAGGCACTCGGCAGTCATGTACTGCTGTCTCGGATTGCACTTCACTTCCATGACACGTACGGTATGGCGATGGCAAATGTGTACGCCGGGCTAACCACCGGAATTGAGCGGTTTGACGGTTCCCTCGGCGGCCTCGGCGGATGTCCATACGCACCCGGAGCTTCAGGGAATGTAGCGACGGATGACTTGTTGTACCTGTTTGATAAGTTAGGTATTCAAACAGGCGTGAACAGGGAACTCGCAGGCGCGGCGGCACAGTGGTTTGAGGGAGAGACCGGGCGTGCACTACCGAGTCACGCGATGGCGGTCAAACGGGGAGGTGTTACTTGTTGA
- the mraZ gene encoding division/cell wall cluster transcriptional repressor MraZ — MFMGEYQHTLDEKGRVIVPAKFREGLGESFVMTRGLDKCLFVYPQSEWEILEQKLKSLPMTRADARSFVRFFLSGATECALDKQGRIVIPTLLRDYATLDRDIVVLGVSNRVEIWSQERWQEYSDAAAESFADIAESLVDLSF; from the coding sequence GTGTTCATGGGGGAGTATCAACACACCCTGGACGAAAAGGGACGAGTCATCGTTCCTGCAAAGTTCCGCGAAGGACTGGGCGAGTCCTTTGTGATGACACGTGGCCTGGACAAATGCTTGTTTGTATACCCGCAGAGCGAATGGGAGATTCTAGAGCAAAAGCTCAAGAGTTTACCCATGACGAGAGCTGATGCACGTTCGTTTGTACGGTTCTTTCTCTCAGGGGCTACCGAATGTGCGCTTGATAAGCAAGGGCGCATCGTCATTCCGACACTACTGCGAGACTACGCAACACTGGACCGGGATATTGTTGTCCTTGGGGTGTCGAATCGGGTCGAGATCTGGAGCCAGGAACGCTGGCAAGAGTACTCCGATGCGGCTGCCGAATCATTTGCGGATATCGCTGAAAGCTTGGTGGATTTGTCATTCTAA
- a CDS encoding SDR family oxidoreductase translates to MFSTTRPLYGQTAIVTGASRGIGRSIAVALGRAGAHVVVNYLKSQEAALEVVDTILNLGSKAIAVQADVSNPQEVKSLVTAATSLGAPQILVNNAGISQSRLLLDTSLEEWDRMLKSNLTAPFLCTKAVLPYMLRTGYGRIVNISSIWGISGGSFEVAYSASKGGIIAFTKALAKEIGPSGITVNAVAPGAIETDMLQGLSEEEVSQLQARTPVGRLGHPDDVANAVVFLASPRTSYITGQVISPNGGLES, encoded by the coding sequence ATGTTTTCCACTACACGACCACTCTACGGTCAAACAGCGATTGTCACAGGGGCGTCCAGAGGCATCGGACGTTCCATTGCGGTAGCGCTTGGCAGAGCAGGTGCCCATGTGGTTGTGAACTACCTTAAGTCTCAAGAGGCCGCTCTAGAGGTAGTCGACACCATTTTGAATCTTGGGAGCAAAGCCATTGCCGTACAGGCGGATGTCAGTAATCCGCAGGAAGTAAAATCCCTTGTGACGGCCGCTACGTCTCTCGGCGCACCACAGATTTTGGTCAACAATGCGGGTATCAGCCAGTCTCGTCTACTTCTCGACACCTCGCTTGAAGAGTGGGACCGCATGCTCAAAAGCAATTTGACTGCACCATTTCTCTGCACGAAAGCAGTTCTTCCCTACATGCTGCGCACAGGTTACGGACGCATTGTGAACATTTCTTCCATCTGGGGTATCTCGGGCGGGTCATTCGAAGTCGCGTACTCTGCATCGAAAGGCGGTATTATCGCCTTTACGAAAGCGCTCGCTAAGGAGATTGGCCCGTCTGGCATCACGGTGAACGCTGTCGCTCCGGGTGCCATCGAGACCGACATGCTTCAAGGTCTTTCGGAGGAGGAAGTCTCTCAGTTGCAAGCCAGAACGCCCGTCGGTCGACTCGGTCATCCAGACGATGTTGCAAATGCTGTCGTGTTCCTTGCTTCCCCGCGCACGTCCTATATTACGGGTCAGGTTATCAGCCCAAACGGCGGGCTCGAATCTTAG
- a CDS encoding acetyl-CoA carboxylase biotin carboxylase subunit — MIRKVLIANRGEIACRIIRTCRKMGIRTVAVYSDADKDALHVQLADEVVRIGPPPVAESYLQMDAIIEAARSTKADALHPGYGLLSENPEFAKRSEAAGIRFVGPSSAAIAQMGSKVAARQMMQQAGVPLVPGSDGAVADEEQALAEADRLGYPVMLKASAGGGGIGMQVVDDADALKKAFASNQTRAKAYFGNGEMFIEKRIVSPRHIEVQVLFDAHGNGVYLWERECSVQRRHQKVVEEAPSPFLDADLRRQMGEAALLAARSISYANAGTVEFIVDNDRNFYFLEMNTRLQVEHPVTEFITGLDIVEWQLRIASGEILGFRQEDVKLSGHAIECRVYAEDPVKMLPSPGTIRELVLPEGDGIRNDVGVTGSSVVSPFYDPMVGKLIAYGANRDEAIQRMATALSEYHIDGIKTNLPLLAKIIAADAFLRGDTTTDFISQHITWKESFK; from the coding sequence TTGATTCGAAAGGTTCTTATTGCGAATCGTGGCGAGATTGCGTGTCGAATTATTCGAACCTGCCGGAAGATGGGCATTCGTACCGTCGCCGTGTATTCAGATGCGGACAAAGACGCGCTGCATGTGCAACTGGCGGATGAAGTGGTGCGCATCGGCCCGCCTCCCGTGGCAGAGAGCTACTTGCAGATGGATGCTATCATCGAAGCTGCAAGAAGTACTAAAGCGGATGCCTTACACCCGGGGTACGGTCTGCTCAGCGAGAACCCCGAATTTGCAAAGCGTTCAGAAGCCGCAGGGATTCGATTCGTGGGCCCTTCGAGTGCGGCGATTGCGCAAATGGGAAGCAAAGTTGCAGCACGCCAGATGATGCAGCAGGCGGGTGTTCCGCTCGTACCCGGTTCAGACGGGGCTGTGGCGGATGAAGAGCAGGCTCTGGCCGAAGCCGACCGACTAGGCTACCCGGTGATGTTGAAGGCTTCTGCGGGTGGCGGCGGAATCGGGATGCAGGTTGTCGATGATGCTGACGCTTTGAAGAAAGCGTTTGCTTCGAACCAGACAAGGGCCAAGGCGTATTTCGGAAACGGTGAGATGTTCATCGAAAAACGGATTGTGAGTCCGCGCCACATTGAGGTGCAGGTCCTGTTTGATGCGCACGGAAACGGCGTCTATCTATGGGAGCGGGAGTGCTCTGTCCAACGACGCCATCAGAAAGTGGTCGAAGAGGCTCCATCCCCGTTTCTGGACGCTGACTTACGTCGACAAATGGGTGAAGCGGCACTCCTCGCGGCACGCAGCATCAGCTATGCGAATGCGGGTACCGTGGAGTTTATTGTCGATAATGACCGGAATTTTTATTTTCTCGAGATGAATACCCGGTTGCAGGTGGAGCACCCCGTTACAGAGTTCATCACAGGCCTCGATATTGTAGAGTGGCAGCTTCGCATCGCGAGCGGTGAGATACTCGGGTTTAGACAGGAAGATGTCAAACTCTCGGGACACGCCATTGAATGCCGCGTGTACGCTGAGGATCCGGTCAAGATGCTGCCGTCACCAGGCACCATTCGTGAGTTGGTGCTGCCAGAAGGTGATGGAATTCGCAACGATGTCGGAGTGACGGGTTCGTCCGTCGTTAGCCCATTTTACGATCCGATGGTGGGCAAGCTGATTGCCTACGGAGCAAATCGAGATGAGGCAATTCAGAGGATGGCGACAGCACTGTCTGAATACCACATCGATGGCATCAAGACAAATCTGCCGCTGCTTGCTAAAATCATCGCTGCAGACGCGTTTTTGCGCGGTGACACAACAACTGATTTTATCTCACAGCATATCACCTGGAAGGAGTCATTCAAGTGA
- a CDS encoding PASTA domain-containing protein: MYFIQLGLLTALGAVIYRISFVQSTFGPGLLASAAKVQDVNRIELAQRGALLDRNGNMLAYDVPAYMLDIKTDAFKNLSSVANALAPVLGTSQSALLQSLKSAVHWRQWPTPILATTKDKVNQVLAALGKADKTDYSQDVTYTPTEQRFYPYGSFAANTIGFVDHSGTGVNGLEAQYNKQLSGTNGEITYTQDLWGMPIQSTVHTVKPPAPGDNLETTIDQTIQGFVEQDMNQLVQNYKPEHAAIIVMDPKTGGILAMASRPTFNPNQYGTASSTALNNNWAVDASFEPGSTFKVLTLAAALATNSINLNHTFMSGHTTIAGRTIYDWNMVGWGVLTYRQALEMSSNVGFAKIAEKVGWPNLIHYMQVFGFLNPTGIDLPGEATSQIFPPSARNAVELATSGFGQGISVTPLQQMVAYAAIANGGKLIRPHLAKALIDPTTGKVVKQFAPVIENPQVVPKSVAAEINQTLVLDVTKGIDTTAAIPGYQVAGKTGTANVVDPKTGKYYSNRFTVSFMGYAPASNPQYEVYVTVNWPKTPIGKTWGSTIAAPTATDILQKCLQYGHVPPDDPATLPKVNPAQVTKGKGPHAVTMTTVPALNGLTIAAAKSRLVQLGLSPQIVGTGTVVGNVWPSPGLQVAKGSKVYAVANGGGGSKIAMPDFTGASVRVAMSVLSELGLTADVSGVGYVTSQSVKPGQLVTPGSVLKLVCQVP, from the coding sequence ATGTATTTTATCCAGCTTGGACTACTGACGGCACTTGGAGCCGTAATTTATCGCATATCGTTCGTTCAGTCTACGTTTGGACCGGGACTTTTGGCTTCGGCGGCAAAAGTCCAGGACGTGAATCGCATCGAGCTCGCACAGCGCGGGGCCCTGCTTGACAGAAATGGCAACATGCTGGCATATGACGTTCCAGCTTACATGCTCGACATTAAGACCGATGCTTTTAAAAACCTCTCAAGCGTTGCAAATGCCCTAGCCCCGGTTCTCGGCACCAGTCAGAGCGCCTTGCTTCAGAGTTTGAAATCGGCTGTCCACTGGAGGCAGTGGCCCACTCCGATTTTGGCGACGACCAAGGACAAGGTTAATCAAGTCCTTGCCGCACTTGGGAAAGCCGATAAAACGGATTACTCCCAAGATGTAACGTACACTCCGACAGAGCAGCGCTTCTATCCTTATGGTAGTTTCGCTGCCAACACGATTGGCTTTGTTGACCACTCAGGAACAGGCGTGAATGGACTCGAAGCACAATACAACAAGCAATTGTCTGGAACAAACGGAGAGATTACATACACTCAGGACCTCTGGGGGATGCCGATTCAGTCTACTGTGCATACCGTAAAACCGCCAGCCCCTGGAGATAATCTCGAGACAACGATTGACCAGACAATTCAAGGTTTTGTCGAACAGGACATGAATCAGTTGGTTCAGAACTACAAGCCTGAACACGCGGCCATTATTGTGATGGACCCGAAGACGGGCGGGATTTTGGCAATGGCCAGTCGTCCGACGTTTAACCCGAATCAGTATGGGACAGCAAGCTCTACGGCTCTGAACAACAACTGGGCCGTTGACGCCTCGTTTGAGCCGGGTTCGACGTTTAAGGTATTGACGCTGGCCGCTGCGCTTGCCACCAATTCGATTAACCTCAATCATACATTTATGTCCGGCCATACAACCATCGCAGGGCGCACCATCTATGACTGGAACATGGTTGGCTGGGGGGTTCTCACATATCGTCAGGCGCTCGAGATGTCCAGTAATGTCGGCTTCGCAAAGATTGCGGAAAAGGTTGGCTGGCCAAATCTTATCCACTATATGCAGGTGTTCGGGTTTCTTAACCCAACTGGCATTGATTTACCAGGAGAGGCAACATCGCAGATTTTTCCCCCGTCCGCTCGAAACGCTGTCGAGTTGGCAACGTCCGGGTTTGGGCAAGGCATTTCCGTCACTCCGCTGCAGCAGATGGTGGCTTATGCTGCGATAGCTAACGGTGGCAAGTTGATTCGTCCGCATTTGGCGAAAGCCTTGATTGACCCAACGACTGGCAAAGTGGTCAAGCAGTTCGCGCCCGTCATTGAGAATCCGCAAGTCGTTCCGAAGAGCGTCGCTGCGGAAATCAATCAGACACTTGTCCTCGACGTGACGAAAGGAATTGACACGACAGCCGCCATTCCTGGATATCAAGTTGCCGGCAAGACCGGTACAGCGAACGTCGTGGATCCGAAAACGGGCAAATACTATTCGAACCGATTTACCGTTTCCTTTATGGGGTATGCTCCGGCGAGCAATCCGCAATATGAAGTTTATGTCACGGTGAATTGGCCGAAGACACCAATCGGAAAGACGTGGGGGAGCACGATTGCTGCACCGACGGCGACCGATATCCTGCAAAAGTGTCTGCAGTATGGCCATGTTCCGCCGGATGACCCCGCGACGTTGCCAAAAGTAAATCCGGCTCAAGTGACAAAAGGCAAGGGTCCGCACGCTGTCACGATGACGACCGTCCCTGCGTTAAACGGCTTGACGATAGCCGCTGCCAAGTCCAGACTCGTACAGCTTGGGCTGTCTCCGCAGATTGTTGGGACAGGCACTGTCGTCGGGAACGTTTGGCCGAGTCCAGGACTCCAGGTGGCGAAAGGATCAAAGGTTTATGCCGTGGCAAACGGCGGCGGGGGCAGCAAAATCGCAATGCCAGATTTCACGGGTGCATCGGTTCGAGTTGCAATGAGTGTGCTCTCAGAGCTTGGGCTCACAGCCGATGTGAGTGGCGTCGGTTACGTAACATCCCAGTCGGTCAAACCAGGACAACTGGTGACACCGGGGTCTGTCTTGAAGTTGGTTTGTCAGGTGCCATAG
- a CDS encoding enoyl-CoA hydratase — MSTPLILRAEENNIVTLTLNREDAANALSRDLLLSLQEHVSELKSRTDVRVVVITGAGERAFCAGADLKERRGMNADQVRAAVQLIRSTIDAVSTLPQPVIAAVNGVAFGGGTELALAADLRIAVASATFGLTETSLAIIPGAGGTQRLIRLIGVAKAKELIFTARRIDAETAHDLGMVNQVVGSGELSGRVSELAREIQKNGPIAVRQAKLAIDRGADVDLRTGLAIEALAYEVVIPTEDRLEGLAAFAEKRKPQYKGK, encoded by the coding sequence TTGAGTACACCGCTGATTCTAAGAGCGGAAGAGAACAACATTGTCACGCTTACTTTGAATCGTGAGGACGCCGCAAACGCTTTGTCTCGAGACCTGCTGCTGAGCTTACAGGAACACGTAAGTGAATTAAAATCACGCACAGACGTTCGCGTTGTGGTGATAACGGGAGCGGGTGAACGGGCTTTTTGCGCCGGAGCTGACCTGAAAGAACGACGTGGTATGAATGCGGACCAGGTGCGGGCAGCAGTTCAGTTAATAAGGTCGACGATTGACGCCGTGTCTACACTCCCGCAACCCGTGATTGCAGCGGTGAACGGCGTCGCTTTCGGCGGAGGCACTGAACTCGCACTGGCGGCAGACCTTAGGATTGCCGTCGCAAGCGCAACTTTTGGACTCACCGAGACAAGTCTCGCAATCATTCCCGGTGCAGGCGGTACGCAGCGCCTCATCCGATTGATTGGTGTTGCAAAGGCAAAAGAACTCATTTTTACTGCACGGCGGATTGACGCCGAAACCGCCCATGACCTAGGCATGGTCAATCAAGTGGTAGGCAGTGGCGAACTTTCTGGTCGGGTTTCAGAATTGGCCCGTGAGATTCAGAAAAACGGACCGATTGCCGTGAGGCAGGCAAAACTTGCGATTGACCGCGGTGCGGACGTCGATTTGCGGACGGGTCTGGCGATTGAGGCACTTGCGTACGAAGTCGTAATTCCAACGGAAGATAGGTTGGAGGGACTTGCAGCGTTTGCGGAAAAACGTAAGCCGCAGTATAAAGGTAAGTAG
- the rsmH gene encoding 16S rRNA (cytosine(1402)-N(4))-methyltransferase RsmH has protein sequence MEEGQLQFQHESVLLHELVDSVQPKPGGVYVDCTVGGAGHTERLLQLSAPDGIVIGFDQDETAMTHALARLAAYKTRLRLIHENFRRIGEVVPELGVGPVDGVVFDLGVSSPQFDIAERGFSYRADAALDMRMDQTRGKTAADIVNGFEESRLVRIFFEYGEEKFSKSIARAIVRERAKEAIATTGRLADIIRSAIPAAARRSGPHPARRVFQALRIAVNDELGALDEALDGAFEVLGAGGRLAVITFHSLEDRIVKHRFADWCKGCECPPEFPVCVCGKKPRAMQVSRKAITPSEVELSRNQRSRSAKLRIVEKV, from the coding sequence ATGGAGGAGGGCCAATTGCAGTTTCAGCACGAATCAGTTCTGTTGCATGAGTTGGTAGACAGTGTGCAGCCTAAGCCTGGCGGTGTGTACGTCGACTGCACTGTAGGCGGTGCGGGGCACACAGAGCGCTTATTGCAGCTCTCTGCCCCAGATGGCATTGTGATTGGGTTCGACCAGGACGAAACCGCTATGACCCACGCATTAGCGCGGTTGGCGGCGTACAAAACTCGCTTGCGTCTGATTCATGAAAATTTCCGCAGGATTGGTGAAGTGGTGCCCGAACTTGGCGTCGGACCTGTGGATGGTGTGGTGTTCGATCTCGGTGTTTCGTCACCGCAGTTTGACATCGCAGAGCGAGGCTTTAGTTATAGAGCAGATGCAGCGCTTGACATGAGAATGGACCAGACCCGCGGGAAGACCGCAGCCGACATTGTCAACGGGTTTGAGGAATCCCGCTTGGTCCGCATCTTTTTTGAATATGGCGAGGAAAAGTTCAGCAAGTCGATTGCACGGGCGATTGTTCGCGAACGAGCCAAAGAAGCGATAGCGACGACGGGACGTTTGGCGGACATCATCAGGTCTGCAATTCCTGCAGCGGCAAGACGAAGCGGCCCGCATCCGGCGAGAAGAGTGTTTCAAGCCTTGCGAATTGCTGTTAACGACGAACTCGGAGCGCTCGATGAAGCTCTTGACGGGGCTTTCGAGGTTCTTGGGGCTGGCGGCAGGTTGGCCGTAATCACGTTTCATTCTCTGGAAGACAGGATAGTAAAACACCGCTTTGCGGATTGGTGCAAGGGGTGTGAGTGTCCTCCGGAATTTCCGGTTTGTGTCTGTGGAAAAAAACCCAGGGCGATGCAGGTGAGTCGCAAAGCCATCACTCCTTCAGAGGTCGAATTGAGTCGAAATCAGAGGTCGAGGTCAGCGAAATTACGGATTGTGGAGAAAGTTTAG
- a CDS encoding acyl-CoA carboxylase subunit beta, with protein MDSASHADKVSRILSGGAPRYHEKNAETGKLFVRERLRLLFDEDMSFEDGLFANCEADGLPADGVVTGIGTIHGRPVAVMANDSTVKAGSWGARTVEKIIRIQEVAEKMQIPLVYLVDSAGARITDQVEMFPGRRGAGRIFYNQVRLSGMIPQVCLLFGPSAAGGAYIPAFCDIVIMVDKNASMYLGSPRMAEMVIGEKVTLEEMGGARMHCSVSGCGDVLAPDESAAIESARRYLSFMPSHSGEKVERTTPTLPADTGRKLADIIPANQNAPFNMLDFITQIVDEGSFYEVKRLFAQELLTGFARMDGRAIGIVANQPRVKGGVLFVDSADKAARFITLCDAFNIPILFLADVPGFMIGTKVERAGIIRHGAKFIAAMSEATVPKLSVIVRKAYGAGLYAMAGPAFEPDCCLALPTAQIAVMGPEAAVNAVYSNKIAELPESERASFIEEKREEYKQDIDIYRLASELVIDGIVQPDDLRGELCRRLAVYETKSMTFGRRKHAVYPV; from the coding sequence ATGGACAGCGCGAGTCACGCAGATAAAGTCAGCCGTATCCTCTCTGGTGGGGCACCGAGATATCACGAAAAGAACGCAGAAACTGGGAAACTGTTTGTGCGTGAACGGCTTCGCCTTCTCTTTGATGAAGACATGTCGTTCGAAGATGGACTTTTTGCCAATTGTGAAGCAGACGGGCTCCCGGCCGACGGTGTTGTTACGGGCATCGGGACCATTCACGGCAGACCCGTTGCCGTGATGGCCAACGACAGTACTGTCAAAGCGGGCAGTTGGGGCGCTCGTACTGTGGAAAAAATCATTCGGATTCAGGAAGTCGCTGAGAAGATGCAGATTCCGCTCGTGTATCTCGTCGACTCAGCCGGGGCTAGAATTACAGACCAAGTCGAGATGTTCCCGGGCCGCAGAGGTGCAGGCCGCATCTTCTACAACCAAGTCCGACTGTCGGGTATGATTCCGCAGGTATGCCTGCTCTTTGGCCCGTCAGCAGCTGGCGGAGCTTACATTCCGGCCTTTTGCGATATTGTCATCATGGTCGACAAAAATGCCAGTATGTATCTTGGGTCTCCCCGAATGGCGGAGATGGTGATTGGCGAAAAGGTCACGCTTGAAGAGATGGGCGGCGCCCGGATGCACTGTTCTGTCAGCGGCTGTGGGGACGTTCTTGCTCCAGATGAGTCTGCTGCCATTGAGTCTGCGCGCAGGTACTTATCTTTTATGCCAAGTCACTCTGGTGAAAAAGTGGAACGCACTACACCTACATTGCCTGCGGACACTGGACGTAAACTCGCCGATATCATTCCTGCCAACCAGAACGCGCCGTTTAATATGTTGGACTTTATTACGCAGATTGTTGATGAGGGCTCTTTCTATGAAGTAAAACGCCTGTTTGCCCAGGAACTACTCACGGGCTTTGCTCGTATGGATGGTCGTGCGATTGGCATTGTGGCCAATCAACCGCGTGTTAAAGGCGGTGTCTTGTTTGTCGATTCCGCAGACAAAGCAGCGCGCTTTATCACGCTGTGTGACGCTTTTAATATTCCCATCTTATTTTTAGCGGATGTTCCCGGTTTCATGATAGGGACAAAAGTGGAACGAGCTGGTATCATTCGTCATGGAGCCAAGTTTATTGCAGCCATGTCCGAAGCGACTGTGCCGAAGTTGAGTGTGATTGTGCGCAAGGCTTACGGTGCAGGGCTGTACGCGATGGCTGGGCCTGCCTTTGAGCCAGACTGCTGTCTTGCTTTGCCGACTGCGCAGATTGCCGTCATGGGGCCAGAGGCGGCAGTGAACGCAGTCTATAGTAATAAGATTGCAGAGTTGCCCGAGTCAGAACGGGCGAGCTTTATCGAAGAGAAGCGGGAAGAGTACAAGCAGGATATTGATATTTATCGCCTCGCCTCTGAACTGGTGATTGACGGGATTGTGCAGCCGGATGACTTGCGGGGTGAACTTTGCCGCAGACTGGCGGTGTACGAGACAAAGTCAATGACCTTTGGACGGCGTAAGCATGCTGTGTACCCCGTCTAG
- a CDS encoding acetyl-CoA carboxylase biotin carboxyl carrier protein subunit produces the protein MAGTVLSVLVEVGGTVEDGQDVIVLESMKMEVPVQADASGKVANIHVQPGDFVNEGDVLIDLEG, from the coding sequence ATGGCAGGAACAGTGTTATCGGTATTGGTGGAGGTCGGCGGCACAGTCGAGGACGGGCAGGATGTGATTGTACTCGAATCGATGAAGATGGAGGTTCCGGTACAAGCTGATGCATCTGGTAAAGTTGCAAATATCCACGTACAACCTGGCGATTTTGTCAATGAAGGTGACGTGCTGATTGACCTCGAAGGCTGA
- the bshC gene encoding bacillithiol biosynthesis cysteine-adding enzyme BshC, giving the protein MKWSLRSEPTGQSLTDLHSTDFAQVADLYHNQNPQSSATYRRREQTLQPKFTMPHREQLVEALRPFLASIDAPAAARKEVERLLDPEATVVVAGQQAGLFTGPLYSLYKALSAVGLARRLEAELGKPVVPVFWIASEDHDWGEVDHAYLLDASDNVKRIRLPEPAPLHQMVHHYPVSRPSAQAVLEELARTLPQGPWRSEVLEAVEECARKSTTLVGWFASLMYRLLGDTNLVMLDPCLPGLRQLVAHVWSDVVTKRDELATRLDAKYTEVLRRGFEPAVIRDDENTTLFYVADGKRYVLERTSIPNRLRVRGLGVEDSVQGWLHKIEESPTSFSSNVLLRPVVQDCLLPTLAFVGGPAEIAYHALSAAVFETLGRELPPLLLRDRLTLYPPTVLRSMEKWEISMADVGRPADLESRAVHALGGTEFDIEYERMLLQTKERWQRWGEEHASLGPQIQMMAEAEAKREAAGIHKTTQKAKNFLARIHETELRQLRHVERWLWVDGHQQERRLCPLNFWTRYGLDWLLELPFWGDYSLPRGIFDVLM; this is encoded by the coding sequence ATGAAGTGGTCGTTACGGTCAGAACCGACGGGTCAATCTTTGACAGACTTGCACAGCACTGATTTTGCCCAGGTGGCTGACCTATACCATAACCAGAATCCCCAGTCTTCAGCGACCTATCGTCGTCGCGAACAAACACTGCAGCCAAAGTTTACGATGCCTCATCGAGAACAGTTGGTTGAGGCGCTGCGGCCGTTTTTAGCCTCCATCGATGCACCAGCCGCTGCGAGAAAGGAAGTAGAGCGATTGCTTGACCCTGAGGCCACCGTGGTGGTTGCAGGTCAACAGGCAGGGCTTTTTACGGGCCCCTTATATTCGCTGTATAAGGCGCTATCCGCAGTTGGACTGGCACGTCGTCTCGAGGCTGAGCTCGGGAAACCTGTCGTGCCTGTGTTTTGGATCGCTTCTGAAGACCATGACTGGGGTGAGGTCGATCACGCTTACCTCCTTGATGCTTCCGACAATGTGAAGCGGATTCGTCTCCCTGAGCCGGCTCCGCTTCACCAGATGGTTCACCACTACCCCGTGTCTCGACCGTCGGCGCAAGCTGTGCTTGAGGAACTAGCGAGGACACTGCCGCAGGGACCGTGGCGGTCTGAGGTTTTAGAAGCAGTGGAAGAGTGTGCTCGCAAATCAACGACCCTAGTTGGTTGGTTCGCCTCTCTGATGTACCGGCTGCTTGGAGACACCAACTTGGTCATGCTTGACCCTTGCCTGCCGGGTCTGAGGCAGCTCGTGGCACACGTCTGGTCAGACGTGGTGACCAAAAGGGATGAGTTGGCAACGCGGTTAGACGCAAAATACACGGAGGTTCTCCGGCGTGGATTTGAGCCGGCTGTCATTCGAGATGACGAAAACACGACGCTGTTCTATGTGGCGGATGGGAAACGCTATGTCCTTGAGCGCACTTCTATACCCAATCGACTCCGGGTGCGTGGACTCGGTGTGGAGGACTCGGTACAAGGCTGGCTCCATAAGATTGAAGAGAGTCCAACCTCGTTCAGTTCCAATGTCTTGCTCCGACCCGTGGTTCAGGATTGTCTTCTACCAACCCTGGCGTTTGTTGGGGGACCTGCAGAGATTGCTTATCACGCTCTGTCTGCTGCTGTGTTTGAAACACTGGGTAGAGAACTGCCGCCATTGTTGCTGCGGGACAGACTCACGCTGTATCCGCCAACCGTACTTCGCAGCATGGAGAAGTGGGAGATATCCATGGCTGATGTGGGTCGTCCGGCAGACCTTGAATCCAGAGCGGTTCACGCGCTCGGTGGGACGGAGTTCGACATTGAATATGAACGGATGCTTTTGCAAACCAAAGAACGATGGCAGCGTTGGGGCGAGGAGCACGCTTCACTTGGACCTCAGATTCAAATGATGGCCGAGGCCGAGGCGAAGCGTGAAGCAGCGGGAATTCACAAGACCACACAGAAAGCAAAGAACTTCCTAGCCCGGATTCACGAAACGGAACTCAGGCAACTGCGCCATGTTGAACGATGGTTATGGGTGGACGGGCATCAACAGGAGCGTCGCTTGTGCCCTCTTAACTTCTGGACGCGGTATGGCCTCGATTGGCTCCTTGAACTGCCGTTCTGGGGTGATTACTCGTTACCACGTGGGATTTTTGACGTTCTGATGTAG